Below is a genomic region from Streptomyces sp. NBC_00461.
ACCCCCGGTTTCGCGGGCTCCGTCGCCGCGCGGCTGGCCCGGCACGGGGTCCCGGCGGGAGCGCTCCAACTGGAGATAACGGAACACGTCCTGCTGGAGGACCCGCAGCGAGCCGCGGACACGCTGGCCGCCCTGACCGGGCACGGCGTGAAGATGTCGCTGGACGACTTCGGCACGGGCTACTCGTCCCTGGTGCATCTGCGGCGGCTCCCGGTGAGCGAGCTGAAGATCGACCGTTCCTTCGTGGCCCGGCTGGCCGTCGACACGGAGGACGCCGAGATCGTCCGCTGCACGGTCGACCTCGCCCATTCCCTCGGCCTGCTCGTCGTCGCCGAGGGAGTCGAGGACGACGAGACCTGGGAACGCCTGCGCGACATGGGCTGCGACGCCGTACAGGGGTGGCTGGTGGCCGCGGCGATGCCGCCCGAGGAGACGACGGCGTGGCTGCTGGCGCGCGGATCACGAGGGTGGCAGCGGCCTCGGGCAGCGCTGCCGGCCGCGGCGACCGACGAGTAGTCCGCCCACCCGCCCACCCTTTCACCCTGGTTCAGGCGCTCACCCGACCCCCGCCGTGAAATGCCCGATCAGCAGGGCCAGCCGGTCCTCGTGTGCCCTCTCGGGCAGGCGGCCGCTGCGCATCAGGGTCACCAGGCCGTGCAGTCCCGCCCAGTACGTCTCCGTCAGCAGACCCACGTCCTCGCCCTCGGCCGCGATCGGCTCGACCGCCTGCGCCAGTTCTCCGAAGGCCCGCTTCAAGGGCTCCGGGGCCTCGTCCGTGGCGAACGGCAGATCCACGGCGTGCGTGAACACCGCGTCGTAGAGCGCGGGCCGCCGTCGTCCGAAGGCCGCGTACGCCTCGCCGACCGCCGCCAGCGCCTCGCGCGTGCCCTTGACCGCCGTACGCGCCGTGCGCAGTTCCTCCGCCAGTTCTGCGCAGCCCTGTACCGCGACCGCGGCCATGATCGCGTCCTTGCCCTTGAAGTGGCTGTAGAGGACCGGCTGGCTGTACTCGATCTCCGCCGCCAGCCGGCGGGTCGTCACCGCGTCCCAGCCCTCGGCCTCCGCCAGTTCCCGCGCGGCCGTGACGATCAGCCGCTCGCGCTCCGCTCGTTCGCGCTCCCGGCGCGTCTGGATCGACATGCCAGGAATTCTAGCAGCGCTAGCCAATCTGTCGACGTTCTGATAGCTTCGCTCTCATCGCTAGCGCCGCTAGCGGCAAGAGATGGGGAGAAGAGTCGTGACCGTCACCGCCTACACCCTGGCCGTCGTGCTCAACCTGTTCTGCCTGTTCCTCGGCTACCGGTTCCTGTTCCAGCCGGCCTCCGCCGCCGCCGGATACGGCGCGCCCGCCGACCCCGCGGGCGACGCCGGCGCCTACCTCACGATCAAGGGCCTCAGGGACGGCACCCTCGGCCTGGTCGGCCTCGCGCTGCTGGCCTTCGCCGGGGCGCACGCCGAGGCCTGGATGATGCTGTGCGTGGCAGTCGTGCCGCTCGGCGACACACTGATAGTCCTGCGCAACGGCGGCACGAAAGCCGTGGCGTTCGGGATCCACTTCGCCACGGCGATCGTTGTACTGATCAGTGCCGTCCTGCTGTTCCTCGTCTGACCGTTCCTCGTCCGAGCCGTCAACACCAGCACCGGGGGTCCGAAGATGTCGCTGTTCGTTCCGAAGTTCGACGAGTCCGTGATCGTCCGCGAGGCGGAGGCCGAAGTCGTCGGCCGCGCGCCCACCACCATCCGCCTGCTGGCCGACAGCAGCCGGACCGGCGGTGCGCTGTCCACCCAGCGCGTCACCCTCACGGACGGCGCCGACGGTGCGAAACCGCACTGGCACGACAACTCCGCGGAGATGTTCTTCCTGCTCGACGGCGCCGCAGAGATCCTGTCCGGCGAGGACGTCGTCACCGCGGGCCCGGGCGACCTCGTGATCGTCCCGCCCGGAAAACCGCACGCCTTCTCCGCCGTACCGGGCGCCGACGCCGACCTGCTCATCGTCCTCACCCCCGGCGTCGAACGCTTCGAGTACTTCCGCCACCTCCAGCGCATCGCGCTCGGCGAAGTCACCCCGGAGAGCCTGCTGGAGGTGCAGGAGCTGTACGACAACCACTTCATGAAGAGCCAGGCCTGGGAGGGGCGGCGAGGGTGACGAGCGCGCGGCCGGCAAACCGTTTAACGGCGACCGGCCCTCGCCCCATAGGATTGGCCCCAAACCACACACACTCACCCCAGAGGAACGCTGCATGCCTGGCATCACGCGCGAGGAGGTCGCCCACCTCGCCCGGCTGGCGCGTCTGGAGCTGAAACCCGAAGAGCTCGAACACTTCGCGGGCCAGCTGGACGACATCATCGGCGCGGTCGCCCGCGTCAGCGAGGTCGCCGACCAAGACGTACCGCCGACCTCGCACCCGCTCCCGCTGACGAACGTCATGCGGCCGGACGAGGTCCGTCCGTCGCTCACCCCCGAGCAGGCGCTCTCCGGCGCCCCGGCCCAGGAGCAGCAGCGTTTCAAGGTGCCGCAGATCCTGGGGGAGGACTAACCGCCATGACGGACAACGTCACCATCATCAAGCTCACGGCCGCCGACACCGCCGCGAAGATCGCGTCCGGCGAACTCACGGCCGTCCAGGTCACCGAGGCCCACCTGGCGCGGATCGAGGCCGTCGACGAGAAGGTGCACGCCTTCCTGCACGTCGACCGGGAGGGCGCTCTGGCCCAGGCCCGCGCCGTCGACGAGAAGCGGGAAAGGGGCGAGAAGCTAGGCCCACTCGCCGGCGTCCCGCTCGCGCTCAAGGACATCTTCACCACCGAGGGCATCCCGACGACCGTCGGTTCGAAGATCCTCGAAGGCTGGATCCCGCCGTACGACGCGACGCTCACCAAGCGGCTGAAGGCCGCCGACGTCGTCATCCTCGGCAAGACCAACATGGACGAGTTCGCCATGGGGTCCTCCACCGAGAACAGCGCCTACGGCCCGACCGGCAACCCCTGGGACCTCACCAAGATCCCCGGCGGTTCCGGCGGCGGCTCCTCCGCCGCCCTCGCCTCCTTCCAGGCCCCCCTCGCCATCGGCACCGACACCGGCGGTTCCATCCGCCAGCCGGCCGCCGTCACCGGCACGGTCGGCGTGAAGCCGACGTACGGCGCGGTCTCGCGGTACGGCATGGTGGCGTTCTCGTCCTCCCTCGACCAGGGCGGGCCCTGCGCCCGTACGGTCCTGGACGCGGCGCTGCTCCACGAGGTCATCGCCGGACACGACCCGCTCGACTCGACCTCCATCGACGCACCCGTCCCGCCCGTCGTCGAAGCCGCCCGCAACGGCAGCGTCGAAGGCATGCGAGTCGGCGTCGTCAAGCAGTTCCGCGGCGAGGGCTACCAGGCCGGCGTCATCCAGCGGTTCGACGAGGCCGTGGCCCTGCTCAAGGAGCTGGGCGCCGAGATCGTCGAGCTGGACTGTCCGTCCTTCGACCTCGCGCTGTCGGCGTACTACCTGATCGCCCCGTCCGAGTGCTCGTCCAACCTCGCCCGCTTCGACGGCCTGCGCTACGGCCTGCGGACCGGCGACGACGGCAGCCACTCGGCCGAGGAGGTCACCTCCCTCACCCGTGAGGCGGGCTTCGGGCCCGAGGTCAAGCGCCGCATCATGCTCGGCACGTACGCCCTGTCGAGCGGCTACTACGACGCCTACTACGGCTCCGCCCAGAAGGTCCGCACGCTCATCACGCGCGACTTCGAGAAGGCCTTCGAGCAGGGCACCGGCGTCGATGTGATCGTCTCGCCGACGACCCCGACCACCGCCTTCGCGATCGGCGAGCGCGCCGACGACCCGATGGCGATGTACCTGGCCGACCTCTGCACCATCCCCACGAACCTCGCGGGCAACGCGGCCATGTCGCTGCCCTGCGGTCTGGCCCCGGAGGACAACCTCCCGGTCGGCCTGCAGATCATCGCCCCGGCGCTGAAGGACGACCGTCTGTACAAGGTCGGCGCCGCCGTCGAGGCCGCCTTCGTGGAAAGGTGGGGCCACCCGCTCCTGGAGGAGGCTCCGTCGCTGTGACCAAGACACTGACCAAGGCTCAGGACTTCAAGAAGTCCAAGTCCGGAATGTACGTGTCCATCGCCACCACCGCCTTCGGCGCGTTCGGTGTCGCCAAGCGGATCAAGAAGGCACGTTCCGAACAGGACGCGCTGCGACTGCTCGACGCGACGGTGGCCGCCGTCGGAATCGTCACCGGCCTCGCCGTCCTGTACCGCGAGCTGAAGCGGCTGGGCGACGACGACGTCCTGCTGGGCTGAGAGGGAAGTTTCACCGTGACCACCACGACCGACCTGGAGTCGTACGAGGACGCGCTGGCGTCGTACGACCCCGTCATGGGCCTTGAGGTCCATGTCGAACTCGGCACCAAGACCAAGATGTTCTGCGGCTGTTCGACCGAACTCGGCCAGGACGCCAACACGCAGACCTGCCCCACCTGCCTCGGCCTGCCCGGCGCGCTCCCGGTCGTCAACGCGATCGGCATCGAGTCGGCGATCAAGATCGGTCTCGCGCTGAACTGCGAGATCGCCGAGTGGTGCCGCTTCGCCCGGAAGAACTACTTCTATCCGGACATGCCGAAGAACTTCCAGACCTCCCAGTACGACGAGCCGATCGCCTTCAACGGTTACCTCGACGTACAGCTGGAGGACGGCGAGACCTTCCGCGTGGAGATCGAGCGCGCACACATGGAGGAGGACACCGGCAAGTCGACCCACGTGGGCGGCGCCACCGGCCGTATCCATGGCGCCTCGCACTCGCTGCTGGACTACAACCGCGCCGGCATCCCGCTCATCGAGATCGTCACCAAGCCGATCGAGGGTGCGGGCGAGCGCGCTCCCGAGGTCGCCCGGGCGTATGTGCGTGAGCTGCGCGAGGTCATCAAGGCGCTCGGTGTGTCGGAAGCCCGCATGGAGATGGGGCAGATGCGCTGCGACGTGAACCTGTCGCTGCGCCCGCACGGCCGGGAGAAGTTCGGCACGCGGAGTGAGACCAAGAACGTCAACTCGCTTCGCTCCGTGGAGCGTGCGGCCCGTTTCGAGATCCAGCGGCACGCGGCCGTGCTGAACAGCGGCGGCACGATCATCCAGGAGACCCGCCACTTCCACGAGGACACGGGGTCGACAACCTCGGGCCGAGTGAAGGAGGAGGCCGAGGACTACCGGTACTTCCCCGAGCCGGACCTGGTGCCGGTGGCCCCCTCGCGCGAGTGGGTCGAGGAGATCCGGGCGGGGCTGCCCGAGATGCCGCTGGCCCGCCGCAACCGGCTTGTCGCCGAATGGGGCATCACGGCCCTCGACATGCAGGCGATCCTCAACGCCGGTGCGCTGGAGCCGATCGTCGCCACGATCGACGCCGGTGCCGACGCCGCCTCCGCCCGCAAGTGGTGGATGGGCGAACTGGCCCGCAGCGCCAACGAGTCGGGCCTCCCGCTCGACGAGCTGGCGATCACGCCGGAGCAGGTCGCCCGGGTCACCGCGCTGGTCAACTCCGGTGAGCTGAACGACAAGCTGGCCCGCCAGGTCATCGAAGGCGTCCTCGCGGGCGAAGGCACCCCGGACGAGGTCGTCGAGAAGCGCGGCCTGAAGGTCGTCTCCGACGAGGGCGCCCTGGGCACCGCCGTCGACGAGGCCATCGCCGGCAACCCGGGCATCGCCGACAAGATCCGCGGCGGCAAGGTGGCCGCGGCAGGCGCCCTGGTCGGCGCGGTCATGAAGGCGACCCGCGGTCAGGCCGACGCGGCCCGCGTCAAGGAGCTGATCCTGGAGAAGCTGGGCGTCAGCGAGGGCTGACGCCAGATGGTGCACGGCCCCGGAGGCATCCCCTCCGGGGCCGTCCCCTTGCTCGACTCACGCCGTCCCGCGGACCGGCTACGACGCCCCACACCTACTTACGGCGCCCCACGACGCGGACGAATCCGAGTGAGCGCCCCTGGTCCACGCGGAGCATCTCCGCGCAGCGGCCCGCCATCCGGACGTGGAACTCGTCCGTGCTCTCCTCGGCGACCACCTCGCACCACAGCAGCCAGTCCCGCCAGCCGTCCGGCTGCCAGTCGGCCGTCTCGACCTCGACGGCCCCGCTGCGGGTCCAGTGGCGCCGCCACCAGCCGGGAGAGTGGAAGCACCAGAAGTCGGGCTCCCACCAGGGCCTCAGATGCTCCGGCGGCTCGACGCCTTCGGGCTCCTCCCGAAGTGCCGGTACGACGACGCCGATCCGTCCGCCGGGCTTCAACAGCCGGGTGAGCGTGGGCAGATAGAGGTCGTCGGTGCCGAAGTACTGATAGGCGTCGATGCTCACGATCGCGTCGAAGCCGCCCTCGGCGAAGGGCAGGTCGTGCGCCTCGGTGTGCACGGGCAGCACACGGTCGGCGAATCCGGCCTCCGCGATGCGGCGGGCGTTGTCGTCGGGCTTGACCCAGAGGTCGGCCGCGGTGACCTGGGCGTGGAACTCCCTGGCGAGGAAGACCGACGTCATCGCACGTCCGCAGCCCAGATCGAGTACCCGGGCACAGGGCCGCAGGGCGTTCAGGCCGAGTGCGGGGGCGAGCCACTCCAGCAGCCACAGGGCATGCGGGCCCATCTGGTTCTCGACGGTCCAGCGGGCGTCGTACTGGCTGCTGCGCGGGTAGGCCGGGTGGTTCAGCCGGTCAGTGAGGGGGTCGTTCGAGGTCCTGGAAGTGATGTCGGACATCGGTGAACGGGCTCCTTGAGGTCTTCGTAGTGGAAGGCGATGCGTAGGAGCTCGGTCGGACCTTCAAAAAATGCACCCGTTTCGGTCGTCGGCGAGGAGCCGGTGGCAGCTGACCCGCGGAAGCTAGCAGCCGTGCGGTGTGCTCCGCAGCCGGTTTCCCGGCGGTACGCGCTACGCTCGCCCGCCATGAGCGGACGCGGTGATTCCGACCCGACCGAGATCCAGGACGTCGACGACGCCGGTGACGCCGGTGACGCCGGTGACGGCGGCGATGCCGGGGATGTCGGAGATCCGGGCGAGGACGCGCGGCGGGCCCGCTGGGCGGCGGCCGGGACCGGGGTGCTGCTGGCCCTCGCAGGGTTGGCCGCCGCGGTGCTTCGCGCCCACGGGACCGCGCCGACGCTGGTGCCGGCCGCCTATGCCCTGGGCGCCGCGGTCTGCGCGCTGGCCGCGTTCCTCGGGTCGCGCGGGCGCACCCGGCGGGCGCTGTGGCTGATGGTCGTCGGGGCGATGGTGATGGCCCTGGGAGACCAGTTCGACTGAGGTGACAGAGTCACCGTTACTGTCTTGTGATCTGCCTCCCATTCCTGTGAATAAAGCCACGAATGGCATGAACGATCACTTCTGCCTGCAAGAGTGGACCTCGCATTGCTCATGCGTTCTTTGCGGGCTGTTCATGGTGTGAACGACTGTTCCCGGCCAAAGATCAACAAATCGTCCCCTGGGAGCACGTTCGTGGCAGCCCTTGCACGTTGGTGTGTTCGGCACCGCCTCGTCGCGGTCCTCCTGTGGCTCCTCGCCTTCGGCGGGGTGAGCGCGGCCGCCGCCGTCACGGGCTCGGCGTACTCGAACGACTACGAGGCCCCCGGCACCGAGTCGGGCCGGGCCATGCAGCTGCTGCAGGAGGGGTTCCCGGGGTTCGGCGGCGACAGCGACACCGTCGTCTGGCACACCACGCCTGGCTCCGTCCGGGCCGCCGACGTCGAGCAGACGATGACCCAGTCCCTGGACAAGATCGCGGACCTGCCGGGGGTGGCCTCGGTGAGCAGCCCCTACGACGGCCAGGGAACCGGCCGGATCAGCTCCGACGGGCACACCGCGTACGCCACCGTCACCTTCGACGACCGCGCCGAGGACATCAAGAAGTCCGAGGCCGAGGCTGTCGTGCACACCGCCAAGGCCGCAGAGGCCGACGGGCTCCAGGTGGAGCTCGGTGGCAGCGCCATCGCGCTCACCGCGTCGTCGGGCGGGCACGTCGCCGAGATCGTCGGCGTCGTCGTGGCTGCCGTCGTGCTCTTCCTCGCCTTCGGCTCGCTCGCCGCGTCGGTGCTGCCCATCGCGACCGCGCTGGTGAGCGTCGGCACCGCGTACGCCGCGATCGTGCTGCTCGGGCACGCCATGACCGTCGCCGACTTCGCGCCCATGCTCGGCATGCTGATCGGGCTCGGCGTGGGTATCGACTACGCGCTGTTCATCGTGACCAGACACCGGCGCGGACTGAAACGCGGGCTGTCGGTCACCGAGGCGGTCACGAGCGCCGTGGCGACCACGGGCCGTGCGGTGGTCTTCGCGGGTGCCACCGTTTGCATAGCCCTGCTGGGAATGCTGATCCTCAGGCTGAGCTTCCTCAACGGCGTCGCGATCGCCGCCTCCCTGACCGTCGTCCTGACGGTCGCGGCCTCCGTCACCCTGCTGCCCGCCCTGCTGTCCTTCATCGGCCCGCGCGCCCTGAGCCGGCGCGAGCGGCGCCATCTGGAGGAGCACGGGCCCCAGCCGGAGCTGCCGACCGGGCTCGCCGCCCGCTGGTCGGCGTTCGTGGAGCGCCACCCCAAGGTCCTCGGCATCGTCGCGCTGGCCGTCATGGCCGTCCTCGCGCTGCCCACGTTCTCCCTCCACCTGGGCACCTCCGACCAGGGCAACGACCCCAGGTCGTCCACGACACGCCAGGCCTACGACCTCCTCGGGCACGGCTTCGGGCCCGGCGTCAACGGTCCGCTGACGGTGGCGACGCGCGTCAACGGCGCCGAGGACAAGCTCGCCCTCGACAACCTCGACGCCACCATCCGCACCACCGAGGGTGTCGCCTCGGTGACACCGGTGACGTACAACACCGGCGGCAACACCGCGTACTTCACGATCGTCCCGAGTTCCGAACCCCAGTCGCAGAAGACCAGCGATCTCGTGGACCGGCTGCGCACCGAGGTGCTGCCGCGCGCCGAGACCGGCACCTCGCTCGACCTGCACGTCGGCGGCGTGACGGCCAGCTACGACGACTTCGCCGACGTCATCGTCGGCAAGCTGCCCCTGTTCGTCGGCGTCGTCATCGGCCTCGGCTGCCTCCTGCTGCTGCTCGCCTTCCGCTCGCTCGGCATCCCCGCGAAGGCCGCCGCGATGAACGTCGCCGCGGTCGCAGCCGCCTTCGGCGTCGTCGTCGTGATCTTCCAGTGGGGCTGGGGCAGCGAGCTGCTGGGCCTCGGCCGCGCGGGCCCGATCGAGCCCTTCCTGCCCGTGATCATGGTGTCCGTCCTCTTCGGACTCTCCATGGACTACCAGGTCTTCCTGGTCAGCCGGATGTACGAGGAGTGGCTGGAGACCGGTGACAACCGGCGCGCCGTCCGCGTCGGGCTCGCCGAGACCAGCCGGGTGATCAACTCCGCCGCGGTCATCATGATCTCGGTCTTCCTCGCCTTCGTCCTCAGCGGCGAGCGTGTGATCGCCATGTTCGGCATCGCGCTCGCCTCGGCCGTCGCCCTCGACGCCTTCGTCCTGCGCACCCTGCTGGTGCCCGCCCTCATGCACCTGCTCGGCGGCGCCAACTGGTGGCTGCCCCGCTGGCTCGACCAGCGCCTGCCCCGCATCAGCATCGAACCGCCGGAGTGCCGCGCCGCCCATGAAAGGCTGGCCGCCGCGACGGACGCCGAGGTGGCGGACGTACTGGCGAAGGGGCGGGAACAGGATGTACGCGATATCTCTGGGTGACGATGCAGAACTCCGGCCGCTGGAGCCGTGGCACGCCGAGGAGTTCCTGGCGCACCTGGAGCGCGGGCGGGAGTTCATCGGGCAGTTCATCCCGTTCGGCTCCAAGGCCGTCGACGTGCCCTCCGCGCGCGAGGCGCTCCAGCGCTACGCCGACATGCGCGCCGCCGACACCGCGTCCCTGCACGGCATCTGGCTGGACGGAAAGCTTGTGGGCGGCGTGCTCTTCCTCAACTTCGAGGCGGACACCGGCAACTGCGAGGTCGGCTGCTGGCTGGAGCCCGCCGGCACCGGACGCGGCCTCGTCACGCGCGCGATGCGGGTGCTGATCGACTTCGCGGTCGAGCAGCGAGGCATCCATCGCGTGGAATGGGTCGCCGCCTCGGGCAACGAGCCCAGCCTGAACGTCGCCCGCCGTCTGGGCATGACCCGCGATGGGGTACGCCGGGAGGCGCACCCCTATCGTGGCCTACGGCACGACCTGGAGGTGTGGTCGATCCTCGCCCCGGAATGGCGTGAAGCACGCGCGCGTGCCGCGCACAACGATCATTAAGAAGTCTCTCAGACAGGATCCGTACGGTGCCGGACATGGGAACCAAGACAGTTGACGAGACCGGAGCCGAAACGGGCGCCGAGACCACGACCGACGAGGAGAAGGTGGACGTCACCAAGGCCGACGAGGTGACCGAGACCAAGGCCACGGCCGAGGCGGACGACGCCGACGTCGAGGCCGCCGAGGACGTGGTCGAGGACGAAGCGACGGCCCCGGCCGGCGTCGGCCAGGGCGCGGGAGCTGTCGTTTCCGCCGCGCTCGGCATCGTCTCGCTGACCGGCAGCTGGATCGGCACGGTGGCCGCCGCGCGCGAGACGCTCGTGGGCCAGCTGGGGACCGCGCAGAACGCGAGCGTCGCCAAGCAGATCAAGGAGGTCTACGGCGACGCCTGGCAGACCAGCGCCCTGTGGGGTGGCGTCTTCGCGCTGCTCGCGCTGGTCGTGGGCGTCGTGGTCCTCGCGCGGCCGGCCTTCGGTGCCCCCGGCAGGCCGCAGCCGGCCTGGATCAAGTCGGTCGCCTGGGGCGGTGTCGCCCTCGGCGTCATCGGCCTGCTCCTGGCCGTCCTCAAGTACACCGACATCCTGCTGGGGCTGCCCTCCGCAGGCTGAATCACCGCAGGTCCTGAGGGGTCTTAGGGCGTCCGTAAGCACCTTACGGATGCGTCTGAGGCCCCTCAGGCACGTCTAAGGCCCCGGGCGCCGCCGAAGATGCGGAACTCTCCCGATGTGGCGCACCCCCCTTGGAGACGAAGGTTGAGGCATCGCAGAAAGCGAAGCCGACACACCGCCTCTCACAAGGGACACGACATGTACGAGTACGAGATCTCGCAGCTCCGCTCCGCCGAACTGATCCGTCGGGCCGAGCAGGAGCGCCTGGCCCACGAGGTCGCCCGTGTGCGCCGCGCCGCCCACCGCGAAGCCGCACGGGGCGCCGACGAGGACGAATGCCATAGCCGCCGCCTTCGCCGGCTCCGGTCCGCCCGCGCGGCGTGAGCGCGGGGCTCCGGGAGGACGGCCGCACGGGGGACGGCCGCCCTCAGCGGGGGTCAGGGGGTGGCGACCCCCAGAGGACGGCACCGCCGACGCCGAGCAACGGGCAGGACGACGGCTCACTGAAAACCGGTGCCGCGTCGTCGGACCCTCGTGCGATGCTCGGGCTCGTGGAGACCAGGTCCGTCAGTCCGGTGTTCGTGGGTCGCATCCAAGAACTGGACACGCTGAACGATGCGCTCGCCCGCGCCGCCGCGGGCGAGCCGCAGGCGTTGCTGATCGGTGGCGAGGCCGGGGTCGGCAAGACCCGGCTGGTCGAGGAGTTCGCCACCGCCGCCTGCCGGGAGGGCGCCGTCGTGGCACTCGGCGGCTGCGTGGAGATCGGCGCCGACGGACTGCCGTTCGCCCCGTTCTCCACGGCCCTGCGCGCCCTGCGCCGCGAACTGCCCGACCAGCTCGCCGCCGCGGCCGCCGGGCAGGAGGAGGAACTGACCCGCCTGCTGCCCGAGTTGGGCGAGTCCAGCGGAGGCCGCCACGACGAGGAGGGCATGGCCCGCCTCTTCGAACTCACCGCCCGACTCCTGGAGCGCGTCGCCGCCGACCGCACCGTCGTCGTCGCCCTGGAGGACCTCCACTGGGCCGACGCCTCCACCCGCCACCTCCTCGCCTATCTCTTCCGCACCCTGCGCACCGGCCGACTCCTCGTCCTCGCCACCTACCGCGCCGACGACATCCACCGCCGCCACCCGCTGCGCCCCCTGCTCGCCGAACTCGACCGGCTGCGCACCGTCCGCCGCATCGAGCTGAGCCGCTTCAACCGGGAGGAAGTCGGCCGCCAGATCGCCGGCATCCTCGCCGCCGAACCCGACCCGACTCAGGTCGACGAGATCTTCGAACGCTCCGACGGCAACGCCTTCTTCGTCGAGGAACTCGCCGTCTGCGCCCACGAGGGCTGCCGCACCGGCCTCACCGACTCCCTCCGCGACCTGCTCCTGGTCCGCGTCGAAAGCCTCCCGGAGAGCGCCCAGCGGGTCGCCAGGATCGTCGCCGAAGGCGGCTCCACCGTGGAGTACCGGCTGCTCGCAGCCGTCGCCCGGCTCACCGAGGACGACCTGATCGACGCGCTGCGTGCCGCGGTGAACGCCAACATCCTGCTGGCCACGTCCGCCGGCGACGGCTACCGCTTCCGCCACTCCCTGGTCCGCGAGGCCGTCAGTGACGATCTGTTGCCCGGCGAGCGCTCCCGCCTCAACCGCCGCTACGCCGAGGCCCTGGAGGCCGACCCCACGCTCGTCCCCGCCGGCGAGCGCGTCATGCGCCTGGCCAGCTACTGGTACCACGCCCACCACGTCGCCAAGGCCCTCCCCGCCGTCCTGGACGCCTCCGTCGTGGCCCGCTGCCGCCATGCCTACAGCGAACAACTGCGGCTCCTGGAGCGGGCGATGGAGCTGTGGGACACCGCCCCCGAGGAGATCCGGGACCAGCTGCGCCCCATCGACTACACCGAGGTCTACCCTCCCTGCGGCTGCGACCCCGCCACCACACCCCTGCGCTACCTCGACCTCATGGCCGAGGCCGCGGTCGCCGGCCGGCTCTCCGGGCAACGGGAACGCGCCCTGAAGATCACCAAGCGTGCGCTGCATCTGCTGGAGGACGAGGGCGACCCCCTGCGCGCCGCCTGGTTCTGGGTCCAGCGCTCCCGGCTGGTGCAGGCCCTGGCCCGCGGCGACGGCCGGCAGGAACTCGGCACCGCCCAGCAGCTCATGCGCGGCTTGCCGCCCTCCGAGGTGCACGCCGAGGTGCTGGCCACCGCCGCCAACTGGTCGATGCTCCACGAACCCGGCCCCGACGCCCTCTCGGCCGCCGAGCGCGCTGTCGAGTACGCACGCATGGTCGGCGCCCGCGAGATCGAACTCAACGCCCGCCTCACCCTCGGCGGCCTCATGGTCGACGCGGGCTCCGCCGAGCAGGGCCTCGCGGAGATGTACGAGGTCAGGGACCGCGCTCTCGCCGAAGGCGTCTCGTACGTCGCCGGGCGGGCCTACGTCAATCTGCCCTCCG
It encodes:
- a CDS encoding MMPL family transporter — its product is MAALARWCVRHRLVAVLLWLLAFGGVSAAAAVTGSAYSNDYEAPGTESGRAMQLLQEGFPGFGGDSDTVVWHTTPGSVRAADVEQTMTQSLDKIADLPGVASVSSPYDGQGTGRISSDGHTAYATVTFDDRAEDIKKSEAEAVVHTAKAAEADGLQVELGGSAIALTASSGGHVAEIVGVVVAAVVLFLAFGSLAASVLPIATALVSVGTAYAAIVLLGHAMTVADFAPMLGMLIGLGVGIDYALFIVTRHRRGLKRGLSVTEAVTSAVATTGRAVVFAGATVCIALLGMLILRLSFLNGVAIAASLTVVLTVAASVTLLPALLSFIGPRALSRRERRHLEEHGPQPELPTGLAARWSAFVERHPKVLGIVALAVMAVLALPTFSLHLGTSDQGNDPRSSTTRQAYDLLGHGFGPGVNGPLTVATRVNGAEDKLALDNLDATIRTTEGVASVTPVTYNTGGNTAYFTIVPSSEPQSQKTSDLVDRLRTEVLPRAETGTSLDLHVGGVTASYDDFADVIVGKLPLFVGVVIGLGCLLLLLAFRSLGIPAKAAAMNVAAVAAAFGVVVVIFQWGWGSELLGLGRAGPIEPFLPVIMVSVLFGLSMDYQVFLVSRMYEEWLETGDNRRAVRVGLAETSRVINSAAVIMISVFLAFVLSGERVIAMFGIALASAVALDAFVLRTLLVPALMHLLGGANWWLPRWLDQRLPRISIEPPECRAAHERLAAATDAEVADVLAKGREQDVRDISG
- a CDS encoding GNAT family N-acetyltransferase translates to MYAISLGDDAELRPLEPWHAEEFLAHLERGREFIGQFIPFGSKAVDVPSAREALQRYADMRAADTASLHGIWLDGKLVGGVLFLNFEADTGNCEVGCWLEPAGTGRGLVTRAMRVLIDFAVEQRGIHRVEWVAASGNEPSLNVARRLGMTRDGVRREAHPYRGLRHDLEVWSILAPEWREARARAAHNDH
- a CDS encoding helix-turn-helix transcriptional regulator — its product is MLGLVETRSVSPVFVGRIQELDTLNDALARAAAGEPQALLIGGEAGVGKTRLVEEFATAACREGAVVALGGCVEIGADGLPFAPFSTALRALRRELPDQLAAAAAGQEEELTRLLPELGESSGGRHDEEGMARLFELTARLLERVAADRTVVVALEDLHWADASTRHLLAYLFRTLRTGRLLVLATYRADDIHRRHPLRPLLAELDRLRTVRRIELSRFNREEVGRQIAGILAAEPDPTQVDEIFERSDGNAFFVEELAVCAHEGCRTGLTDSLRDLLLVRVESLPESAQRVARIVAEGGSTVEYRLLAAVARLTEDDLIDALRAAVNANILLATSAGDGYRFRHSLVREAVSDDLLPGERSRLNRRYAEALEADPTLVPAGERVMRLASYWYHAHHVAKALPAVLDASVVARCRHAYSEQLRLLERAMELWDTAPEEIRDQLRPIDYTEVYPPCGCDPATTPLRYLDLMAEAAVAGRLSGQRERALKITKRALHLLEDEGDPLRAAWFWVQRSRLVQALARGDGRQELGTAQQLMRGLPPSEVHAEVLATAANWSMLHEPGPDALSAAERAVEYARMVGAREIELNARLTLGGLMVDAGSAEQGLAEMYEVRDRALAEGVSYVAGRAYVNLPSELDAVGRTREAVPLLEEGLAYTRKFGQLDSEAWVWANLSAALYSLGRWDEAAEAAAGALRVGLSAKPQGGGAVCLAHVALGRGDLPEAARQLASARAYLGTHDPMPQHTFLLSRIEIGVAAGEGRLLDARAELARVLVPDIPPGTQRYGWPLLLAAATAEADARTLPVAAAGRAEVLQRLREAARKTTTDAPVWLAHERWVRAELARAEGHDGADTWSEVVTAFERLDRPYDLARVRHRLAEALLAAGGEDERDRAAELLRLAHAVADHLGARPLSDTVALLAQRARLGLGRVPARRPADPAEALGLTSRERDVLRLVAAGRTNRQIAEELFISPKTASVHVSNILAKLGVSGRGEAAAVAHRLELFATGDGDRLVAG